A genomic window from Myotis daubentonii chromosome 4, mMyoDau2.1, whole genome shotgun sequence includes:
- the PSPH gene encoding phosphoserine phosphatase isoform X1 has protein sequence MVSHSELRKLFCSADAVCFDVDSTVIREEGIDELAKICGVADAVSEMTKRAMGGAVPFRAALTERLALIQPSREQVQRLINEHPPHLTPGIRELVSRLQERNVQIFLISGGFRSIVEHVASKLNIPSTNVFANRLKFYFNGDYAGFDETQPTAESGGKGKVIKLLKETFHFKKIVMIGDGATDMEACPPADVFIGFGGNVIRQQVKDNAKWYITDFVELLGELEQ, from the exons ATGGTGTCCCACTCAGAGTTGAGGAAGCTGTTCTGCTCGGCCGATGCCGTGTGCTTTGATGTGGACAGCACGGTCATCCGAGAAGAAGGAATTGATGAGCTGGCCAAAATCTGTGGCGTGGCGGATGCTGTGTCAGAAAT GACAAAGCGAGCCATGGGCGGGGCAGTGCCTTTCAGGGCGGCCCTCACCGAGCGCTTAGCGCTGATCCAGCCCTCCAGGGAACAGGTGCAGAGGCTCATAAATGAGCACCCTCCACACCTGACCCCTGGCATAAG GGAGCTAGTAAGTCGCCTACAAGAGCGAAATGTTCAGATTTTCCTAATCTCTGGTGGCTTTCGGAGCATCGTAGAGCATGTTGCTTCAAAGCTTAATATCCCATCAACCAATGTATTTGCCAATAGGCTGAAATTCTACTTTAATG GTGACTATGCAGGTTTTGATGAGACGCAGCCAACAGCTGAATCTGGCGGAAAAGGAAAAGTTATTAAACttttaaaggaaacatttcattttaagaaaatagtCATGATTGGAGACGGCGCCACGGACATGGAAGCCTGTCCTCCCGCT GATGTTTTCATTGGATTTGGAGGAAACGTGATCAGGCAACAAGTAAAGGACAACGCCAAATGGTACATCACTGATTTTGTAGAACTTCTGGGAGAACTGGAACAATAA
- the PSPH gene encoding phosphoserine phosphatase isoform X2 produces MVSHSELRKLFCSADAVCFDVDSTVIREEGIDELAKICGVADAVSEMELVSRLQERNVQIFLISGGFRSIVEHVASKLNIPSTNVFANRLKFYFNGDYAGFDETQPTAESGGKGKVIKLLKETFHFKKIVMIGDGATDMEACPPADVFIGFGGNVIRQQVKDNAKWYITDFVELLGELEQ; encoded by the exons ATGGTGTCCCACTCAGAGTTGAGGAAGCTGTTCTGCTCGGCCGATGCCGTGTGCTTTGATGTGGACAGCACGGTCATCCGAGAAGAAGGAATTGATGAGCTGGCCAAAATCTGTGGCGTGGCGGATGCTGTGTCAGAAAT GGAGCTAGTAAGTCGCCTACAAGAGCGAAATGTTCAGATTTTCCTAATCTCTGGTGGCTTTCGGAGCATCGTAGAGCATGTTGCTTCAAAGCTTAATATCCCATCAACCAATGTATTTGCCAATAGGCTGAAATTCTACTTTAATG GTGACTATGCAGGTTTTGATGAGACGCAGCCAACAGCTGAATCTGGCGGAAAAGGAAAAGTTATTAAACttttaaaggaaacatttcattttaagaaaatagtCATGATTGGAGACGGCGCCACGGACATGGAAGCCTGTCCTCCCGCT GATGTTTTCATTGGATTTGGAGGAAACGTGATCAGGCAACAAGTAAAGGACAACGCCAAATGGTACATCACTGATTTTGTAGAACTTCTGGGAGAACTGGAACAATAA